A genomic stretch from Acinonyx jubatus isolate Ajub_Pintada_27869175 chromosome E2, VMU_Ajub_asm_v1.0, whole genome shotgun sequence includes:
- the HSBP1 gene encoding heat shock factor-binding protein 1, which produces MAETDPKTMQDLTSVVETLLQQMQDKFQTMSDQIIGRIDDMSSRIDDLEKNIADLMTQAGVEELEGESKIPATPKS; this is translated from the exons ATGGCCGAGACTGACCCCAAGACCATGCAGGACCTCACCTCGGTG GTGGAGACGCTCCTACAACAGATGCAAGATAAATTTCAGACCATGTCCGACCAGATCATTGGCAGAA TTGATGACATGAGCAGTCGCATTGACGACCTGGAGAAAAACATTGCAGACCTCATGACACAGGCTGGCGTGGAAGAACTGGAAGGCGAAAGCAAGATCCCAGCCACGCCAAAGAGTTGA